A region of the Muricauda sp. MAR_2010_75 genome:
TAAGCTGAAAGCAACGACCATTGCCGCACGGGTAGGCCAGTTTTTAGCCATAGTATTCGTTTTTCTTGGTTTTTTCTCTAATTTCTGGTTGGTTTTTATTGGCCTGTTCATCTATCTAGGTGCCGGAGTCGAGCAAATGCACGAAAGTGGCAAATCTGCTCTGGTCGGATTTACCGTAAAGGATGTTTTGATTGCACAATATACCTGTTTATCGCCCACGGAAACCTTGGGAAACCTGGTGCAGATATTGCAAAGTACCCAAGAAGAGGTTTTTTTGGTCACAGAAAATAATCATGTGCATGGCGTGCTGACACGAAAGGACCTGATCAAGGGGCTTTCCTCATATGGCAATGATTCCTATGTATCCGATCTTATGAGAAAAGATTTTGTAACAGTAGACACAAATATGCCCCTACAGCAGGTGTACGAAAAGCTCATGTCTAACAATTCCCAGTTTGCCACGGTCTTGGATGACGGGCAGCTGAAAGGAATTGTGACCCTGAAAGGAATTAATGAAATGATAATAGTTACAAGGGAAAGAAAAAAATAATGCAAACACATCAAAACATAAGTGAGCTATTAAGCCCCTACATTCTGGGGGTACTCCTAAGCACGGGTATAGGTCTTATCCTTGGACTGGAAAGGGAATATGACAAGCTAAAGGATGAGCAGGGGTTTGCCGGTATTCGAACATTTCCGATAACGGCCATAATCGGTTTTATGTTGGGCAGTTTGAACGAGACTTATACCTCTTGGCTTGTCATTGTTAGTTTGGCGACCATTATTTTGTTCTTTGCCATCAGCCATTTGTCCATTGTGCAGAAACATTCCATGACCGGTAATACCACAAATCTCGCTTTGATTGCCACATTTATTCTTGGTGTTATGGTTTCGGGCCATTTGTACAAAGAGTCTATTGCCACGGCCGTAATTGTGGTTACGTTGTTATCCCTAAAGACCACCTTCCGCTCGTTCATAAAGAATATCACATCCGAAGAACTGTTTGCCTTTATCAAATTCTCAATCATTGCACTTTTGATATTACCGTTTCTGCCCGATAAGGATTATGGGCCAGAGGGCCTTCTGAACCCTTTTGAGATAGGGGCTATTATAGTCATTGTTTCCTTTTTGAACTTTATCGGCTACTTTTTGGTCAAATATGTTGGATCAAAAAAGGGAATCTTGTTGACGGCTATTCTGGGCGGTTTAATATCGAGTACGGCGGTAGCTTGGATCTATGCCTCCAGAAGTAAGGAGTCTCCCGAGCTTTCAAAAAAATACGCAGCGGGTATCATTATAGCATCGGCGATTATGTTCCCTAGACTTGCGGCTCTTGCCTATATTTTCAATATTGCTATCCTGAACTATCTTACAATTCCCTTTGCCCTGCTTACGGTGGTCTGTCTCGTAGCTTCCCTGCTTTTGATACGGAAGGATGACGATCAGCCGAACACCGACATCAATTTGGGAAATCCACTTAACATCTGGAATGCGATCGGTTTTGGCGGCATCTATGTGGCCATCCTGTTCTCGGTTTTTTATGGAAACAAATTTTTTGGCGAAAGTGGTCTTTATTATTCGGCATTGATAGCAGGTTTGGCCGATACCGATGCCATAACCATCAGTATGGCAAAATTTGCCTTGCAGAATGAAAAGCTGATTTTGGCATCGAATGTCATCATTGCAGCGACCCTGAGCAATATGACCGTGAAATTGGGCATTGCCTTTTTCAAAGGCTCTCAAAAAACAGGGCGACTAGTGGGCTATGCCTTTGGGGCGGTCGTCCTTCTTGGCATCCTTTATATTGTACTTAATTCTTGGATAAATTGAGATTTTAATAGCAGAAACCAAAATGAACACAACAGTATATAGCACACACAAGTTTGAAGAACATTATCTAATTCAAGCAAATAATAATAAACATCAATTAATACTACTTGATGTTCGATTGACAGAAGAAACGGCTGTTCTAGCTAAAGGTTCTAAAACAGTTAGCTTATTTACAGGTGATGATGCCTCAAAGAATGTACTAAAAAAACTAAAAGTCATTGGCGTAGAAAATATCGCATTGCGTTCGGCTGGTTTTAATCATGTTGATTTGGCAGCAGTTACCGAATTGGACATAAAAGTAGCTAGGGTTCCTGCCTATTCCCCCTATGCCATTGCCGAACACACCATAGCGTTGATACTTGCATTGAACAGAAAACTGGTTAGGGCCCACAATAGGGTCAGGGATATGAATTTCTCGCTGAACGGACTCACAGGGTTCGACCTGAACGGCAAAACGGTCGGGGTATTGGGCACGGGAAAAATTGGTGCGGTCCTGGTCAAAATACTATATGGTTTTGGCTGTAAGATACTGGCATACGACCTAGAGGAGGATAAGGAATTGAAAGAAATGTATGGTGTACGATTCACTGACTGCCAAACACTCTGCAGCGAATCGGACATCATAAGCCTCCACGTTCCCTTAACCCCCGAAACGAGGCATATCATCAGTGCCGAACAAATCGAACGCATGAAAAAAGGGGTAATGCTTATCAATACGAGCAGGGGCGCGCTGGTCGATACCAAAGCGGTCATAGAGGGACTGAAATCAAGGAAAATCGGCTATTTCGGTATTGATGTGTATGAAGAGGAAGAAGGGCTGTTCTTTGAAGACCACTCCGACGAGATTTTACAAGATGATGTAATTGCCCGATTAATGACCTTTCCCAATGTCTTGATTACCAGTCACCAGGCTTTTTTGACCAATACGGCTTTGACCAACATTGCTGAAACCACCATTTATAACATTGATTGTTTCGAAAATGGAACCGTTTCAGGAAATGAAATAAAAACGAAGTGAAACAACCCATAAAATCATAGTTAAGATGAAAAACATATTGGTACCCACAGACTTTTCAGAGAACTGCAATAAGGCGGCGGAGTTTGGAATCAAGATGGCCAAGCTCTTCGAGGCAGAAATCCATTTTTTCCATTTGCTGAAAACACCGGTGGATTGGGTAAAATTGGATAAGCAAAAAGAAAAGCGATATCCGGAGACCCTCAAAAAAATTGGGGCAGCAAAAGCCTCATTACGTGCATTGGAAAAAAAGGCCGAACAAGAAAACCTGAAATGTCAGACCTTTTTGCAATTTCAGGTGGACCAGGAAAACATACTGAAACATTCTGGCCATTATGACCATGATTTCATTATTGCGGGCAGCAGTGGCACCAAGGGCATTGTACGGGAACTTTTGGGAAGCAACGTCGAACGTTTGGTAAGAAGATCTGATGTTCCGGTCATTGTGGTAAAAGAAGATGATGTAAGGTTTCCTTTCAAGGATATCGTCTTCGTTTCAGATTTTGTGGAGGATGTGGGCAATGCCTTTAAAGAGGTACTATCCATCGCAGTAAAATGCAATGCAAAAATTCACCTTTTGCGCATCAATACAGAATCGGACCGTAACAGTATTGCCCTCGGCCTAGACCCTATTCGAAAGTTTTTGGAGGGTTTTCCCAAACTCAAGAATTTCTCTATGAACGTCTATAACGAAATGACGGTGGAGACGGGCATCAACACTTATTTGAAGCAAAACAAAGCTGACCTGATCGCCATGCGCACACATGGCAATACAGGTTTTTTGAGTTTGTTCTCAAAAAGTATAGCTGAAGGGGTTGCAAACCATTCATCACTGCCGGTAATGACTATCAAAATTTGAAAAGTATAACACTATGTCCGATAGCTTAGGTCAAATACGAGAAATAGCCTTCTACAAATTATTGTTGGACAGAACGGTATTGCCCCTGGTTACCATTTTGGGAATAGGCATCCTGTATGTCGTTTTGATGTCGATGATAGACCACCCCTCTTTTCCATTCCACATAATTATCGTTGCGGCAGCACTTGGAAAGACCATTGTGATAACGGCAACTACCCTGAAACGCTTGTCAAAATTGATCAAGATCTGTCATTCATTGGAGAGATTGCTTTGGGTTTTTGGATTGATTATCATCATTAGCATTTTCTCCTATGCGACCGACTATGCTTGTCTTTTCCAATTTAACCATACCACATTTGAAGGCGTTCCTGATTATTCGAACTCGTATCTCTACAATTTGTATCACTTTTTTTATTTCAGTGTGATCACATTTTCAACGGTGGGCTACGGCGATATTGTTCCTACTTCAGACGTAGCCAGATTTGTTGTCATGCTCGAAATATTCCTAAGCTTTTTCTTGGTCGTCTTTGCTTTGGCCAATATTAAAAAAATACACATTAATGGATAAGATAACAATTATAAAAGCAAGCGGCGAGAAGGCACCTTTTCAAATGGAAAAAGTAAGGCGGTCATTGGAACGGGCCGGTGCGAATGAAATAACAATTAATGAGATTGTCAAAAATATTGAGGACATCGTTTTCGACGGAATGACCACCAAGAAGATATATCAAATGGCCTTTAAGATGTTGAAAAGGAAATCTCGGGTAAGCGCATCAAAATACAAACTCAAAAAAGCGCTGATGGAACTGGGGCCTT
Encoded here:
- a CDS encoding MgtC/SapB family protein, yielding MQTHQNISELLSPYILGVLLSTGIGLILGLEREYDKLKDEQGFAGIRTFPITAIIGFMLGSLNETYTSWLVIVSLATIILFFAISHLSIVQKHSMTGNTTNLALIATFILGVMVSGHLYKESIATAVIVVTLLSLKTTFRSFIKNITSEELFAFIKFSIIALLILPFLPDKDYGPEGLLNPFEIGAIIVIVSFLNFIGYFLVKYVGSKKGILLTAILGGLISSTAVAWIYASRSKESPELSKKYAAGIIIASAIMFPRLAALAYIFNIAILNYLTIPFALLTVVCLVASLLLIRKDDDQPNTDINLGNPLNIWNAIGFGGIYVAILFSVFYGNKFFGESGLYYSALIAGLADTDAITISMAKFALQNEKLILASNVIIAATLSNMTVKLGIAFFKGSQKTGRLVGYAFGAVVLLGILYIVLNSWIN
- a CDS encoding potassium channel family protein, whose translation is MSDSLGQIREIAFYKLLLDRTVLPLVTILGIGILYVVLMSMIDHPSFPFHIIIVAAALGKTIVITATTLKRLSKLIKICHSLERLLWVFGLIIIISIFSYATDYACLFQFNHTTFEGVPDYSNSYLYNLYHFFYFSVITFSTVGYGDIVPTSDVARFVVMLEIFLSFFLVVFALANIKKIHING
- a CDS encoding universal stress protein, which encodes MKNILVPTDFSENCNKAAEFGIKMAKLFEAEIHFFHLLKTPVDWVKLDKQKEKRYPETLKKIGAAKASLRALEKKAEQENLKCQTFLQFQVDQENILKHSGHYDHDFIIAGSSGTKGIVRELLGSNVERLVRRSDVPVIVVKEDDVRFPFKDIVFVSDFVEDVGNAFKEVLSIAVKCNAKIHLLRINTESDRNSIALGLDPIRKFLEGFPKLKNFSMNVYNEMTVETGINTYLKQNKADLIAMRTHGNTGFLSLFSKSIAEGVANHSSLPVMTIKI
- a CDS encoding 2-hydroxyacid dehydrogenase, giving the protein MNTTVYSTHKFEEHYLIQANNNKHQLILLDVRLTEETAVLAKGSKTVSLFTGDDASKNVLKKLKVIGVENIALRSAGFNHVDLAAVTELDIKVARVPAYSPYAIAEHTIALILALNRKLVRAHNRVRDMNFSLNGLTGFDLNGKTVGVLGTGKIGAVLVKILYGFGCKILAYDLEEDKELKEMYGVRFTDCQTLCSESDIISLHVPLTPETRHIISAEQIERMKKGVMLINTSRGALVDTKAVIEGLKSRKIGYFGIDVYEEEEGLFFEDHSDEILQDDVIARLMTFPNVLITSHQAFLTNTALTNIAETTIYNIDCFENGTVSGNEIKTK
- a CDS encoding site-2 protease family protein produces the protein MKKWSLFIGSYAGIKVFVHWTFWIIVGWIFMMHFEMGHGWTEGIKGAFFIIVLFACVVLHEFGHALAAKKYNIPTRDITLYPIGGVASLNRMPDKPAQELVVALAGPVVNIVIAGTLFVLLYVNDELLPISKIDHMSGEDFWFNIMAANLILAVFNLIPAFPMDGGRVLRALLAFRLDKLKATTIAARVGQFLAIVFVFLGFFSNFWLVFIGLFIYLGAGVEQMHESGKSALVGFTVKDVLIAQYTCLSPTETLGNLVQILQSTQEEVFLVTENNHVHGVLTRKDLIKGLSSYGNDSYVSDLMRKDFVTVDTNMPLQQVYEKLMSNNSQFATVLDDGQLKGIVTLKGINEMIIVTRERKK